In a single window of the Ancylobacter polymorphus genome:
- a CDS encoding NUMOD4 motif-containing HNH endonuclease produces MVTPWKTKRSRIGLSRIPPSCLREIMERLDHQTLSALRRRGIDHYLIATLLGCAPGYAKSILDGKAEAEPRELAIIRLCSLAAMRGIHLVFGDLARGSEWRPIPDLEDYEVSRSGQIRRRASGHGARPGHLIKLRATRTGHLRFNYSTGSRKGTMQAHRAVAIAFIGPQPSPGHIVCHRNDVPTDNRAANLYWGTHYDNSSDRARNGLIKKIGSNLTQNASAGDFPDIRSIKKDYKKQMLTRLAKIKNRALHGPLGGEG; encoded by the coding sequence ATGGTCACGCCATGGAAGACGAAACGATCACGGATCGGATTGTCTCGAATACCGCCTTCCTGCCTCAGAGAAATTATGGAAAGGCTTGACCATCAAACACTTTCCGCTCTCAGGCGACGCGGGATTGACCATTATCTGATCGCAACCTTGCTCGGGTGCGCTCCGGGATATGCAAAGTCAATTCTGGACGGAAAGGCAGAAGCCGAACCGCGCGAGTTGGCGATTATTCGGCTCTGCTCGCTTGCGGCAATGCGAGGTATCCATCTAGTGTTTGGTGATCTGGCGCGTGGCTCTGAATGGCGCCCTATTCCAGACTTGGAAGACTATGAGGTCAGCCGAAGCGGGCAAATCCGGAGGAGGGCGTCAGGCCATGGAGCCCGCCCAGGACACCTCATAAAGCTGCGGGCGACCCGAACGGGGCATCTCCGCTTCAATTACTCGACGGGATCGCGAAAGGGCACAATGCAAGCCCATAGGGCTGTGGCCATTGCGTTCATTGGCCCACAACCGAGCCCTGGACACATCGTTTGTCACAGGAATGATGTGCCCACCGATAACCGCGCCGCCAACCTCTATTGGGGCACCCATTACGACAATTCGAGCGACAGGGCGCGGAACGGTCTGATCAAGAAGATTGGCTCAAATCTGACACAAAACGCTAGCGCCGGAGATTTCCCCGACATCAGAAGCATCAAAAAAGACTATAAGAAACAAATGCTTACAAGACTTGCAAAGATCAAAAATCGCGCTTTGCACGGCCCCCTCGGTGGGGAGGGGTAG
- a CDS encoding tyrosine-type recombinase/integrase has product MPVKIYKRGDIWHFRGTVAGRRLRGSTGTGDKAIAQRIAAEREAEAWKGHLDGPSAVLTFAQAAALYTQAGKGDHRTLRMMDFWKTTLVKNITEGQVRQAAVTLYPSHKAATRNREVIAPTQAIINHAASLGKCSPLTVARFKVAKVEKIPVTWEWVQAFMRHAPPHLGALACFMFLTGARISEALAVRWEDVDFTARKAKIRQTKLYGEERFAHLPAPLLVAMANCKRDRDTVFRYVERDSVRKSWDSAVKRAKIAPLSPHACRHGFATAMLHAGVDPVTVAKRGGWKNVQHVFATYGHAMEDETITDRIVSNTAFLPQRNYGKA; this is encoded by the coding sequence ATGCCCGTCAAAATCTACAAGCGCGGCGACATCTGGCACTTCCGGGGCACCGTTGCCGGCCGGCGACTTCGAGGCTCTACGGGCACAGGTGACAAGGCAATTGCGCAGCGCATCGCCGCCGAAAGGGAGGCAGAAGCGTGGAAAGGTCATCTTGATGGCCCCTCGGCCGTCCTGACCTTCGCCCAGGCTGCCGCGCTCTACACCCAGGCCGGCAAGGGCGATCATCGCACCCTGCGGATGATGGATTTCTGGAAAACCACCCTGGTGAAGAACATCACCGAGGGCCAGGTGCGTCAGGCCGCCGTCACGCTCTACCCCAGCCACAAGGCGGCGACCCGTAACCGCGAGGTGATCGCCCCCACACAGGCGATCATCAATCACGCCGCCAGCCTGGGCAAATGCTCCCCGCTCACCGTCGCCCGCTTCAAGGTGGCGAAGGTCGAGAAGATCCCGGTGACATGGGAATGGGTGCAGGCCTTCATGCGGCACGCGCCGCCGCACCTCGGTGCTCTCGCCTGCTTCATGTTTCTCACCGGCGCGCGCATCTCCGAAGCCCTCGCCGTGCGCTGGGAAGATGTGGACTTCACCGCCCGCAAGGCGAAGATCCGGCAAACCAAGCTCTATGGCGAAGAGCGCTTCGCTCACCTCCCCGCGCCGCTGCTCGTCGCCATGGCGAACTGCAAGCGCGATCGCGACACGGTCTTCCGCTATGTCGAGCGCGACAGCGTCCGCAAGTCATGGGATTCGGCCGTGAAGCGGGCGAAGATTGCCCCGCTCTCGCCGCACGCCTGCCGGCACGGCTTCGCCACCGCCATGCTTCACGCGGGCGTCGATCCGGTCACGGTGGCCAAGCGCGGCGGCTGGAAGAACGTTCAGCACGTTTTCGCGACCTATGGTCACGCCATGGAAGACGAAACGATCACGGATCGGATTGTCTCGAATACCGCCTTCCTGCCTCAGAGAAATTATGGAAAGGCTTGA
- a CDS encoding DNA polymerase III subunit beta: MKLIAERTHLLAALNAVGHLAKAKAKIPMLAMLRLRTEGDRLFIAATDHDAYAEAEIPAVVSREGSACVEAAILARLVKDFAEGSQVSFDAGDALATLKAGRSRYQLHVLPAGDFPSAFEPNGATARFMLMPEEVRRVLDLPCAAAAKSQPALAYLEGVYLHTSEDDGTLWGAATDSYVLLAADVEAPEGAQDLPKRREAEGVRAARPRGLMLPAESVSHILRLGEVPLEIHAGENVVAVRGATSGVKLHYVTRLIENIFPSYERVIPPAEGTCLTVAGDSFTAALKRLASVAGSDERAVGLEWGEEGDLSLWLDNHSEGIYGAESAPIVARTGPGRIGIRPAFALKAIEALGRGTIEIWSTAENKPIRLRNPDDPALVAVVWLQVLRRRPEQGALFGEGEAA, encoded by the coding sequence ATGAAGCTCATTGCCGAGCGCACCCACCTGCTCGCCGCCCTCAACGCGGTCGGCCATCTGGCGAAGGCCAAGGCCAAGATCCCCATGCTCGCCATGCTGCGGCTGCGCACGGAAGGGGATCGCCTCTTCATCGCCGCCACGGATCACGATGCCTATGCCGAGGCCGAAATCCCGGCGGTCGTGTCGCGCGAGGGCTCGGCCTGTGTGGAAGCGGCCATCCTCGCCCGGCTGGTGAAGGACTTCGCGGAAGGTTCACAAGTGAGCTTCGACGCGGGCGACGCCCTCGCCACGCTCAAGGCTGGCCGCAGTCGCTATCAGCTGCACGTTCTGCCGGCCGGCGATTTCCCCTCCGCTTTCGAGCCGAACGGCGCCACGGCCCGCTTCATGCTGATGCCGGAGGAAGTCCGCCGGGTGCTCGATCTGCCCTGCGCCGCCGCCGCCAAGAGCCAGCCGGCGCTGGCCTATCTGGAGGGCGTCTATCTCCACACCTCGGAAGATGACGGCACGCTGTGGGGCGCCGCGACGGACAGCTATGTCCTGCTCGCCGCCGATGTCGAGGCGCCCGAGGGCGCGCAGGATCTGCCGAAAAGGCGGGAAGCCGAAGGAGTCCGCGCCGCCCGTCCGCGCGGGCTCATGCTGCCGGCTGAAAGCGTCTCCCATATCCTGCGCCTCGGCGAGGTGCCGCTGGAAATCCATGCCGGCGAGAACGTCGTCGCCGTGCGGGGCGCCACAAGCGGGGTGAAGCTGCATTACGTCACCCGGCTGATCGAGAACATTTTCCCGTCCTATGAGCGGGTGATCCCGCCGGCCGAAGGCACGTGCCTCACGGTGGCGGGCGACAGCTTCACCGCCGCACTCAAGCGCCTCGCCAGCGTCGCCGGCAGCGACGAGCGCGCCGTGGGGCTGGAATGGGGCGAAGAGGGTGACCTGTCCCTCTGGCTCGACAACCATTCCGAGGGCATTTACGGCGCAGAGAGCGCCCCCATCGTTGCGCGCACCGGCCCCGGCCGCATCGGCATTCGCCCTGCCTTCGCCCTCAAGGCGATCGAGGCGCTGGGGCGCGGCACGATCGAGATCTGGTCGACGGCGGAGAACAAGCCCATCCGCCTGCGCAACCCGGACGACCCCGCCCTTGTCGCCGTCGTCTGGCTGCAGGTGCTCCGCCGCCGGCCGGAACAGGGTGCCCTCTTCGGCGAGGGAGAAGCGGCATGA
- a CDS encoding invasion associated locus B family protein, which translates to MIGRTAIALSVMFLASTAAMAAKPTAMGEYKDWSTWRFNVDGKPQCYTISTPIAKKPESLTHGDVTFFVTALANTAQRTEVSFQTGYSFAAGSQVVASIGDDKFVMMTEGSSAWLRRAEREPAFLEALRGGSQMSISATSARGNDTSYVFSLNGVTAATNRILSGCR; encoded by the coding sequence ATGATTGGACGGACCGCCATCGCACTGAGTGTGATGTTCCTTGCCAGCACGGCTGCCATGGCTGCCAAGCCGACAGCAATGGGTGAGTACAAGGACTGGAGCACCTGGCGCTTCAACGTCGATGGCAAGCCGCAATGCTATACCATCAGCACGCCCATCGCGAAAAAACCGGAGAGCCTCACCCATGGCGATGTGACGTTCTTTGTCACCGCCCTGGCCAACACCGCGCAGCGCACCGAGGTGAGTTTCCAGACCGGCTACAGCTTCGCCGCCGGTTCGCAGGTGGTCGCCAGCATTGGCGACGACAAGTTCGTGATGATGACCGAGGGCAGCAGCGCCTGGCTGCGCCGGGCCGAGCGCGAGCCGGCCTTTCTGGAAGCGCTGCGCGGCGGCAGCCAGATGAGCATCAGCGCCACTTCCGCGCGCGGCAATGACACGAGCTATGTGTTCTCGCTCAACGGTGTGACCGCCGCCACCAACCGCATCCTGTCCGGCTGCCGCTGA